AGGAAAGCAATTAGGGAGTGTTTTATATCTCTGGCCTTTTATACTGATACATAAGCTTTAGAGAAAAGAGTTAATTGCCTATCACAAAATGCAGTTATATACATTGATATACTTAGTTTCATCCCATTAAAGTACCTTGTACTACAAGGCAAAGAAAAGCTTAATAAAGTCAATGGAGCCTTTCATACCAGAAaggattttatttactttgaaatacCCGTATTCTCCTTTCTTAAATCATGCAGAGAATATGTTCTGTGTAAAATCTTTCTAAGATCATTCATtggaaatatagaattttaaaaaaataatagtacctagAAACTTAATACTATATATCAATTAACTTAGTCAATATAGTGGCATGTAAGATGAACtgaaaaacctaaatatatatattttcttaaatattatttatgattattatcaACTTGAAATGTCCAAATTCtgaaacttcatttttatattatccttTCTTCAGACTGAATCAACATTATCATATTAGGATGTGTAATAAGTGTAAAAAGAGGCCAACACTTAGCATTTCTTAGAGTCATCTACTCAAATTAATTGTGCTTACTGTTagataataaaattcaaagaagCCATAGAAATAAATAATGCTGGAAAAAGGGAACACTATTCTAAATCTGACTGAAAATCCTTCCTCATGCTCCCTTCACATCTGCTGAGAATTAACAAAAAAGactcttaatatttttcatagataACGAAATAGGCTTAATAAAGCATTCAAagtactaaaatttttttaaagtgaaaatctGTAATAGTAAACAGGAATGCTATAaagaaaagacttaaatttaactGGTAACATGACAGGATCATTAAATTGGTGTTGAAAAGCAGAAGGCAGATGATGAAATTGCACTTAATTCTGAAGCAATTCAGATCTATCGTATCATCCCTACTCCTTtctaataaaataagcatttacaaCATGGTCTCTTACCTTCCCCTTACAAAAAGGCTCAGCATAACCATTTATACATTCTAGTTGGTCTTTAACATTTGGTCATAACTGATAAACAGGGTCACACTATTTTATCCTATCGAGTCTGTTGATCTGCATCAAATTGCCTTATGCCAGAATCAGACAGTTCTAATACAGGATTTACAAATCCAGAATACTCGGAATTGCCATTATCATCCATTTCGGCACTAACAAAATCATTCTCCCACTCCAGCCCATTGGAATCATCAGAGGCTGATGTAGGATTACTTCCAGTCTTCTTGCTGCTGTACTTAAGTGCTGCCCGGAGAATGTCTTCCTCTGTTTTGGAACGTTCTCTCATTGGAAGCATTCTATTCATTCCTATGATTTGAAGAAAGTTTTTAGAAATCTCAGTGAAGATAAAAAGCTATATTAAGAAACTTAATCCCAGGTTAGCATTATAGTCCCAAATCAGACTTGATTTGTGACTTAACTTAGAGTCAGTCTCATGGAGGCCTTCTTAAGGGAAATTGTTGGGGTTTAATCTTGAAGTATGTCTtagataaaaataagtattactATATCAAAGGGCAGTTTTGATGCAACATTGATCATCTGATAAGATGAAATTTCTgaagagccataaataaaatagaatggatGAAGGATTTTAATTACTATTAGTCTTAGATGACCAAATTGGTATGCCTACCCAGATGATTATTTCATTTCCCAGAGAATGAAAATCACTCTAATGGCAATGATAACAACACACACTTTCCCAGTACTTACTAGGTTTCTATTAATGTTGTATGATCTTTACAtacattaactaatttaatcttcaacATCTCTATGAAGTACAGTACTATCATTATCCTCATTCTGTAGGTGAGGAAACTGGtgcagaaaggttaagtgatttgtgcaaggtcacacagctaaataGTTGTGTAGCAAGAATTTTAATCCATTCTGGCTCCAAAGTCTATGGTCGTATGCCATTTCTGACTCTGTATCACAACAAAGTAGAGATATTTCTATGGGAAATTGTTAGATCTAATTCTGAACAGAATGAGACTTGTTGGTAAAGTTAAAGTGtaaaaaattttggaagaaaaaaacaatgtcattttattggcagaaggaagggagaggggacagaaaagaaatttgaatttgtAAGTACAGAATCAACACTGGTAACAGAATTAAAATCTAGGATTGGCAAAGGGATAAGAGAACATCCCTAGATACATTTCACgattttaacaattttgttttctgaCCATAAAGAATCAGATCCTACTgtaataaaagaacatttaaatctGTACCACCGTCATCTGTCACtcctgaaaaaaatcacaaagactCACTCCAGTAAAGCAAGTTATTTCTATGGACAAGATAAAAATATGAGCTAGATGCTAATATAATTTTGTGGATTTATATCTGGTGGGTTTGTTTCTATGGATTTATGTACATCAACCTAGAAGCAGATTTCCAGTGGGCTCTGTTCTCTACCTAGTGTAGTTTAATAGGTCTGTTAATAACTTGAATAATGACCTAGAAAGTTATCTTTAAATCTGACAATGTGGATGACAGAAACAGTGATTAAAAGATCTGAAAGGCTTTAGAATTTGAACAAGATGCCAAAATTACAATAAACTTAAAGTCTGATGattggggccaggtgcggtggctcacgcctgtaatcctagcactctgggaggcagaggtgggcggattgctccaggtcaggagtttgagaccagtttgagcaagagtgagaccccatctctactataaatagaaagaaattaattggccaactaaaatatatatggaaaaaatcagccgggcatggtggcgaatgcctgtagtcacagctactcgggaggctgaggcaggaggattgcttgagcgcaggagtttgaggttgctgtgagctaggctgacgccaccacgctcaccctagcctgggcaacaaagcaagactgtctcaaaaaaaaaaaaaaaaaaaaaagtctcatgaTTGGGATCCAAATATGCATTAACATTAAGTATAGGATTGAGAAAATGGTGTCTAGCTGAGAAGACTTAGGAAAGTTGATGCAATCTTTGATAAAGTTATTCAAGTTCCCCGTGTATCTATTTATTGATAAACCAAATGGCTTGACTCGAGGGTATCTAAGGTCCATTCTATCTCAAAATTCTATCAAATGtttaatgcttattatttttcttaaagctcTGTATTCTATAACTGAGTCTTCTCTTTTGGATTGCCTATTTcttaaagtgaaaacaaaaacttgggcattattcattatttttttttttaaatcaacattctAGCTACAATTTTGAGTACTTAATGTGTGCTATATGCTGCATtaagattatgtgtgtgtgtatatatatataatttaatcctcacaacattcATCCATTCgtttaaatatttatggattgcctattatgtgccaggcatttttagACCCTAAATACATAACAgcaaaaaattatcttttaaagtagGTTTAGTATTCCTTTTTTATGATCAACAAACTAAGAAATCTACCTAATGTACCTAATGTATGAAGACTTGCCAGCTAAAATTTAAACTCATATCTGAGTTACAGCTTCTGTTCTACCAAAAGTACTAACAATTAAATCACTAATTTATAATGAACCAAAATTTAACTAACTTTTGGCTGTAGACTGTCCACAAAGGAGCAATAATCCTTCATACTGAGTAATATCATGGGCTGGAATGTAAAAACCTTAACgaacatatattttctaaatttcaagaAACAAAAGTTAAGCAACTTTCTAAACAATTTATCAACAATGATAATCACTagtacaataaaaattttatatcatttttcaagGCCTTGCACTTATTCCCATTAAATAGAGTGAAAGACCAAGATAGATGATTTATATATGCAGTTTAAGTTAAACTTTTCAGGTAAAATTGTGAATTATAAAATACCTTCTTCATCCTCCCACTCGAGATCTAAGGATGTGCTGTCGTCATTTCCACTAGTTGATTTAGTTTTGGTCATTAAATCACAGCTGCTTTCTGTATTTGGTGTCAAAACTGTGGCATCTGAAGACAGTCCTAGAATATATACCAAATATAATTAAATGCTGTCATCTTTACTCTTTTACCACAACAGCCATTTTTTTAACAATTGTCTCTCTCTAAATATTACTATTCCTTTTAACTTCATAAGAAACATTCCTTAAAGTCATGACATTGGTTAAGTTTCTGTATAAGGGTTTCATTTCCCTTCTGTATAAGGGtttcatttccctccctccctcccttcctttctcccttccttcctctctccctccctcccttccttgcaCAACAAACAtgcaaatttaaatgaattttaaacttttcaaatatGATGAACTCTAGGTAATATTTTTAACAGCCAATTATAAAGGgggacaaaaaccaaaaaaaggaaaaaaaagataaatgaaaaacagcctacattttcaaaatgaaccACCACTATTATGATTCCATTACTGGGAAGCATAGGAGTTTTGACTTTTGAAACTTCAGGAAACGTTTTAATCTTATAAATCAatttataataagtaaaaatataagtaCACCTTTCTAATCTTCCTCTTACTctttttgggggagggaaggggaggaggaggattaGAACAGAAAGGTGTGCTTGACTCCCTGTATGGATCTACAAAAAAAGCCTGAGATTTTTCTTTGTTCCAACTTGCTTTTAAAAAGGGAAGATGATGTTGTATAATGACTACTTAATTGATCTATCTGGGCCACACAAATTGAAGGGCAGAAAGTTCTTCTATAGAAACGGAGCCAGAATCTGCAATTATCTGTTTATTGTggcataaaaaatttaaatgtacagaaaacactttaaaagaCTTACTACTACTTCGAAAGACTTCATACTGTGACTTTACATTTCTCAAACAAGATTCAAAGTCATCTTCTGGTCCTGAACtgtaataaaagtgaaataatttttgtatatattcacAGCAGATGCAACATAACAAATGCTTAAGTTAAAGATGGCCTTTTGGTTTCAAGGCCTATCTCATACAAATTCATAATTGCTGTACAGTTAGAATAACCTACCTAATGAAAATAGGTCTTAAATTGG
This portion of the Microcebus murinus isolate Inina chromosome 27, M.murinus_Inina_mat1.0, whole genome shotgun sequence genome encodes:
- the AP1AR gene encoding AP-1 complex-associated regulatory protein isoform X2 — translated: MGNCCWTQCFGLLRKEAGRLQRVGGGGGSKYFRTCSRGEHLTIEFENLVESDEGESPGSSHRPLTEEEIIDLRERHYDSIAEKQKDLDKKIQNEQERQRIVHRYHPSNNGEHQSSGPEDDFESCLRNVKSQYEVFRSSRLSSDATVLTPNTESSCDLMTKTKSTSGNDDSTSLDLEWEDEEGMNRMLPMRERSKTEEDILRAALKYSSKKTGSNPTSASDDSNGLEWENDFVSAEMDDNGNSEYSGFVNPVLELSDSGIRQFDADQQTR
- the AP1AR gene encoding AP-1 complex-associated regulatory protein isoform X1, with amino-acid sequence MGNCCWTQCFGLLRKEAGRLQRVGGGGGSKYFRTCSRGEHLTIEFENLVESDEGESPGSSHRPLTEEEIIDLRERHYDSIAEKQKDLDKKIQNELALQEEKLRLEEEALYAAQREAARAAKQRKLLEQERQRIVHRYHPSNNGEHQSSGPEDDFESCLRNVKSQYEVFRSSRLSSDATVLTPNTESSCDLMTKTKSTSGNDDSTSLDLEWEDEEGMNRMLPMRERSKTEEDILRAALKYSSKKTGSNPTSASDDSNGLEWENDFVSAEMDDNGNSEYSGFVNPVLELSDSGIRQFDADQQTR